The segment ACCCGAATTATTCGTTTACCCTACTCAAGAAACGTAGAAAACTATCAATTAATAAGAGACCAAGACGTCACCTGCAATTTCCTGTCGATTTCAGAAATCTTTCTTTCCGGTTCGTAATCCCCAAGTTGTTTCACTCGGTAAATTTCCCATCTTTTCTGATCTTTCAACTCGATCGTTTTCTATAATTGTGTAATTTaatagaaaccctaatctgatctACCCATCGGTGTTCGTTTTTCAGTTGATAGCATCCTCTTGATCACAATGGCCAAAAGCTCCTTCAAACTAGAGCATCCTCTGGGTTCTCTTTCTTACCTCTTTTATTTTTCACTTTCGATCTTGTTTTGATTAACCCTATACGTGCTTCCATTTACGGACGCTTGATTGTCTGCGTTCTTGATCGGTTGATCGAACTAATTAGGATCGTTTTCTGCGATAATGTTGATTAATTATGGGGTTTCTTGTTCTTCCTTTATTTGGTGCAAATTGTTGCCTAGGGTTTACGTAGACAAAAATGATTGTTCTTTTTTATAATGCAGTAACCTTTTAAGGAATGTTCTTTAATTACATTAATCTTTATAACCGTGTAATATTTCCGTTCGTATCTGTATCAATGAAGGTTTTGAGCTACTCTATGAATTAGGGGTCGTAggtgaaaacaaattgtaatcaATTTCTGCCTTGCTGATAGTATAACCTCTTTAAGGTTTTTGTGAAGATTTAACGGTTTTCATAGTAATCTGTGTGCATCTTGATTTGATTAATGCTAGAATAATTTGTGAAGGATGTTTGATTGTttgtgttcttgattgatttgGATGCACTAATTAGGATCTTTTGGTTCTACTTTGTTCTTCATTAATTACATGTTTATCTGTATTTGATGCAAGCTGTAGGCATTTGTGATATTTTTGAGGAATTCTTAAGTATCGTTTGCTTAGGCCAAAATTAATTGTTTTTGTTTGTAATTGTGGATGCATCTTTGAGTCCTGTAATCATTAATTACATTaatcttttataaatatttagtGTAATAAATGTAATTACAGAAACTAAAactatataaatatttatacaaTAACAACTCAAAACAATAAATGTAGGAGGTTGTGTGCATTATCATACACTTTCTGGTAGCTTTTGACCCATTTCCTTTTTAGCAACTTTTTTCACTTAACCTTTTATAGATAAAACATAACAAAGTTGGAcccattcatatattttgatgAAATTAAGTTGTAATTAGTCACTGAAAATACAATCTTTAAAGCTTTATGAAGTTTTAACAgtttttttttgtggttttttatatgtattttgtagAGAGGCGACAAGCTGAAGCTGCTCGTATCAGAGAAAAATATCCTGACAGAATTCCGGTACCAAACTTTTTCAACATATGCTAAAATACATTAAATATTTGTGTTATTTATGTTCTGTTTTTACAGGTTATTGTTGAAAAGGCTGAAAGAACTGACATACCTGACATTGACAAGAAAAAGTTAGTCCCTTTCATTTTTAGTTGAATTTAATCTTGTCATGCAACTATCATGTTCCACTTTTTGGTGCCAAAAATTGACTTCAGTCTCAATCATACCAAACTAAATACAACTTGTTATATCTCATattccattttttttattttggtggaccaaaaaattacaattttagtCTCATTGATATCAGTCTCAATCACAGTCTAATTTATGTCATGTCATGTTCCACTTTTTTAGTGGATCAATAAAGTTGCAATTTTTGTCTATTAGTCAGTCTGATTCGCACCAAATGCAGTACAACTTGTTATGCAGTATACTGATTAATCAAACTTGATTAATGGATGTAGGTATCTGGTACCTGCTGATCTGACTGTAGGACAGTTTGTTTACGTGGTCAGAAAGCGTATTAAGCTCAGTGCTGAAAAGGCCATTTTTATCTTTGTCAAGAATGTTCTGCCACCTACTGTTAAGAATAAGTTTCAAACCTTTTTTAATATTAAAGATCTCGTGTATATGATGAGATTATTTGCAACTTTGTTTAGCTGCTATGATGTCTGCAATATAtgaagaaaacaaagatgagGATGGGTTTTTGTACATGACGTACAGTGGGGAGAATACGTTTGGATTGTTTTGAAGTGCATGCTATGGAAAAAGGTTGATGATTGATGTGATGTGAATATGGTGATTTGGGCAACATGAATATGTACATTCTTACTCTATTATGGTTATTTGGATATTTTTCTATTAGCTTCAGACCTATGTCTTCTCTTTGCTTTTTCCTTgatttgacaaattgaaatgcTTTTACGTTTTATGTTGGAAGTTGGAATTAGTTGATGGTGATGTGAATGAATGGTGTTTGCTTAGTGTTAATGAAGGATTCATGTCTTTTCTAGAGTTGTGTTATTTCACTGTGTTTTGGTGCCTGGctgctggtggtggtggtggtgccggGTGTGTTGTGGCGGCTAGTGGCTACCACTGGTGGTTATGTGTCATTCTTCTTTTTTCCTTCCAAACTCTTCTCTGAGTTAAAGTTGATAGATATCATCAAAATTGATGAATATTTTGAAAATTGTTATTTTAGATGTAAGAATAAAATGACAATCTAGTAAAAAAAACATATCTTATGACGTATGTATATAGCATAGCACTTTAGGTGGATATACATCATTACctatttaaccatttctttcatAGACAACTTCATTTAAAAAAACTCCTAGTGTTTGTTAAATGTCATTTTCTTTTGTCTAAAACTAATGTGTAAACTAAAAAAAAATGTCCCATTTAAAATAGACATCTAATAATATTAGTTCATATGATTTAGAATGTCAAGAATTTGATTTATATTTGTACATAACACCATTTTCAAACTTTGGTTCATGTCATAGATGAATAATATGTTGAATATCATGTAAAACTTAAATTATAAACTTTGGTTCATTTCATAGATGAATAATATGTTGAATATCATGTAAAAAGTTactattattaaattataaatttaaataattcaaaaagttGTACATAATAACTTTTCACCCATAACTAAGTTTTAGCCTTTACATGTTAAACGGATTGAACACTAAAAACATGTTGAACACACTTGTTGCACGTGTTTGTTAATTAAGAGCAGAGATTGGAATTTCAATCATTTAAAGAGTATATTTAATGAATATAACTTCTTAAACTgttttaataaacaattaaacaTAACCTTTTATCTTGTTTGCTTTAAAAAACTAAACTGTAACTATTATAATCAGTTCTTGAAATTGCATTCAACACAATTCATTTACAAAAAGTTGAAAACAGAAGAAAAAAGTGTTACATTCTTCATGTGATTGAATTAGCCCAAATCCAGACTTTTTTTGACCCGAACTCCTTACCCACCATCCGACCCACTCATTTTAGGAGCTCCACTTATAAAAAGTAAATTAGGGTTAGTTGAACTGTAAAGTCGGCATGCAAGAAATAATCAATAACAGTTTGCTTGTTTATTTGTTCAATTCATTAATAGATAATAGATGACAGAGTCATGACACCACAACACGGAGTCGGCCGAGTGTTTTTCTCCCTATAAATTAATGTGTCTCTACACCTTCATAAACACAACATGGCCTCCTTTTTGTCCAAATTCTTCAGCTGCTTCTCACACACCTCCTCAGCTTCACCCTCCAAATTCATTTGCAAAGGAGACGTCTGTGTTTTGAATCAAAATGCCAACCTTCTCAACACCAAGCCATGCCACAAATCATAACATCAATACTAGTTTGATTTGTCTACTGGCATGCTATATATTCTGCAAAAAAGTTATTCTTCCAACATCCTCTAACCTGAATCATACCTGCCTCATAAACATCATTTGAGAGGCCACAAATATATAGAAATTAAAACGACCCACACAACAGATGTTGAGCCTTTGACCTCTTATATCATTTTCCAACCACCAGATTCAAGAGTTGCAGTCCAACCTGATCCATAACAGTCAGATGAGTAGCAACATACACAAAGATTATGTTAGATTGGTATAGGATATGTCGAGCCTTTGAATTAGTTCTTGAGGCAAGAGGGTTGATTCCAACATATATAGATATGTATGATACTATGTCAAACCGGTTGATATGATGTTAGATTTGTAGAGGATATTTGAATTCTAAATTTTCTTTCCAGAAGAGCTATTGAGAAGCGAGGGTAAACTCCAAATATTATAGAGGTGGATGAAATCGTGTCTAGCCGATGTGGAGCTCCGACTGAATAATATTTTTATCGTGACACACCGGAATAAACTACTTGCTTTAACCCTCGAAGGTCGAAAATATGGATTCTGATTTGATGACAGGAGAAATTGATATACTAAATGTTGCATGTCCGTTTCCATCATTTATTAAGGGACATATTTGGTTACTTTTTTAGTTGGTGATGAACTTGATTTTTTTGATGGAAGGCGACATGCAACATTAAGCCTTAGCCTATGAATTTGATTTTTACTAGCTCTTGGATAGAGTTTTCCTTCCCAAGTTAGTAGGGCAGCGAGATAACAATGATCAAGATGGCCAAAAGGCTtgaaacaaaaggaaacacaCAACATCACAAGTGCATAACTTCTTATAGTAAACTAAGTTGTCATTAACTATGAAatgatattattatattaaattaaatatagttGATATCAAACATTTCCATCATTAATGTATAATGCTTGTCATGATGTTTGGTATTGAGTTATGGTGACCGGTTGCCTGCTTATGCGACCAAGCAATGGGGTCTTGAAATCAGAAACCACATATCTCTATACATAGATCTTGATGTACTTGTAGATCTTATCATGAAATCAATAGAAACTCTCTTTGGTTCGTGTGTGGacataatatgaaaaccataatcgTATGAAACACGTAAATCATGTGTTGCTTATTTTTATCGTATTTTATTATTATGCGTGTCGATTTAAAAGTTAACACTTGGTTGAGGATATTGTAGCACCAAAACTTAGACCATATTCCAACAATTTCATCTTGCAAATATCAACCACACACTCAATCTTAGCCACCTTAAAACTCACAATAGCATAAAACTCACTTTTTAAAAAAAGAACAATGTATTTCTTAATATGGTTCTTTCGTTTGAAAATACGTTTTGATTAATCCCGAAAAAATGTACATGCAAAATCTGTTAGTATATACTTTGTATTGTATTCTTGTATTTAGAATAGCTCATTGTTGGCCCAAGGCCTTTATGTATTTTTCTTATGTTGTACGTGTACTTATTTGGCATGTTAATAAGAAATCCAATTCATGGGAAAATATCCATTGTAATATGGTATCAGGCCTTTAAAAGTGCCGTACCCTAATCATTCCCTTCTTCCTCACGACTCTTCATCCCTACGCCCctattcttattcttcttctttcttcaatggcCACTGATTAACCTTATGTAATCACTAATACCCGAGCCTTTGTTCCTCTCATTCTCGATCTGGATCGCCATATATAATTATGCTGCATGCAGTGGCGAATCCAGGATTCAAACCCACTTGTGTCTgattaatatgaaatgataaaTAAAACAGGTCTAAAAACTTAGGTTATCGGGTCGGTTTGTCAATAATAATGTCTTGGCTAATTATTCATTAACTTTAATACCAAAGatcaaaataattttaaaaaaatcaccaaaaatgtcTTACAATTGTTCACGACGAGTTgacatttttctaaaaaaatctaTGATTATGTCATTGCTAATACTATCTAACACATCTTTCTCAATATATGATACTAGACAGTCATTCATAAACTGATCACTCATCTTATTACGCAAATTGTTCTTTATCAACTTCATTCCGGAAAATGCACGTTCCACAGTGGATGTTGCAACTGACAATGTTAATGCTAATTTTAGTAGAAGATATACCATTGGATATattgtatgcttgtttgtttcaaCCATCATCTTTGCCAAGTTTCCAATTCCCTTCAAGTTTTTAAACCTTTCATCACTTCGTACATCCACAATATAATTTTAAAGACTTGCTCTAAGTGCTCCAAGGTCATGTTCTGGGAACTCGTTAGAATAAAACGTAGCCATCTTGAGTAGCTCCTCTACATTAAAAGCTTGAAAAGACTTACTTGGACACAAAGAAGCCATGGAAACAAGTAATGACGTGCTTATTTTATTAAATCGATTGTTGAGCTCTTGGGATTACATATCTATGACCACAATAAATACATCAACTTTGTAGTGGTGCAAGTAGTTAATCTACGAGTTAAATACAAGAATGTGTTAATGATTAGTTaagaaacttgaaaaaaaaaagtggtAGTTGCTAACTTGTGAAACTTTGCGACGACTTGTTTCACTATAATATGGATCTTCCATGTTCAATATTTCAATATcacatttttcacaaaacaaagtaACATCTTTTAAAAACGATTCCCATCCTTCCTCCCGCATATGATTAAGCCTTTCCTTAGAGGATCTCACTTGATGCATTGCATTTATAATATCCTGGTCCTTTTTTTACAGCGTGATGTTCAAATCATTTGTGACCCCTAAGATATCAACCATCAAGTGTAagcaaaaaataaaatcaaaagtttGTAAAAACTTTAGGAGACGACATGCTTCTGCTCTATGATCTTGACAATTACTATTAACTTTAACGTCTTCAAGTACTTCACAAATTGAAGAATACACTCTCTTGATATTTAAGAGTGAACCAAAATGAGAACCCCAACGAGTATCACAAGGTCGTTTGATACCAACTTCTTGATTCAAACCCGTACCACTTTGAATCTCGcctaaaattaacaaaaaaaaaaaaatagcaacaAAAAGTATAAatcaatataaaataaaaataagacaaaATAAAAGAAACCTGTAGCCAATGCTTCTACCACTTTTGTTGCTTGTGTCTCTCTTAATTTGTCTCGACGTTTATAAGAAGAACCAATCATGTTTAACAAACGAGAAATCAAGTCAAAAAAGTCATTAATGTCTGGGTGATTCTTTGCAACAAACACAAGTGTTAATTGTAACTGGTGAGCAAAAGAAAGAATAAAATGTGCAGATTTCACTTCATTCAAAATCAAAGTCTTCAAGCCATTAATGCACCACTCATGTTACTAGCTCCGTCATAACCTTGTCCTCGAATCTTATGTGGACTCAATCCACATTCTGTCAGAAATGAATAAATAGTTGTCTTTAATGACAAAGCCGAAGTGTCACTGACATGTTTTATGCCAATAAATCTCTCCACAACAACCCCTTGACTATTCACGAATTGTAAAACCAATGCCATTTGCTCTTTACAAGACACATCACGTGATTCGTCTACTAAAATTGCAAAGAACTCACTTCCGATATCTTTCACAATAACCTTAGTAGTTTCCTTTGCCGCAACATGTACAATATCCTTTTGAATTGAACTACTTGTCATTTGTGAATTCTTTGGAGCATTCTTTAATACAACATGACCTACTTTATCATTTCGATCAGCATAGAACTGAAGAAGTTCAAGAAAGTTACCTCTATTAATCGAGTCTTCACTTTCATCATGACCTCGAAAAGGTAAGCCTTGTCGCAATAAGAATCTAACGCAATCAATAGAAGCATTTAATATAATACGTTGGTTGGTCCTAACCAAGTCACTTTGTTTATCAAAAGCAGTAGCTATGGATTATCTTTGGTTCATCAAATTTTGACACTTCAGAATTGTCATATTATGTGGAGCTCCATTATTGTGATGTTCTAGACTCAATCTTTTATTCCAAGTATTAAATCCATTTTTTACAAAATGATCTGAACCGACTTGGTTATTTATCTCAGGTTTAAATAATTAACAACATAACAAAATGCGGCTTCCAATTTTATACTATACTCTAGCCAATATTTGTAATCATTAAACCAAGAAGGATTAAATCTACGAAGTCTACCTCCAATATCTCTTTGTTGGAAAGAATGATCTCGAGGTTGACATGGTCCTTTTTGCAAGTAGGCTCTTCTAATTTCATCCCGTTGATTGACATGATAAACTTCCATACTCGGTCTTTCTCCTGGATCCGTGGGAAGTGTATTTAAGTCAACTCTCATATACTTCCAGGGATGTGTTTCTTCTTTACTGTTTCCACGCGTTTCTTCGTTATCATTAGATAAAGAGCTTGTATtatcttctttttttcttttttttaataataaaaccttaaCATTATACttgaaacaaaaaataattattgCAAACCCATAATCATCAATCAATGtactaattaaaaaaaactataaataaataaCACAAAATACGACATAAACTCTATGAATTAACAAAAAAACAATATGATATAAACTCTATGAATTAACAAAGAAACATATTTATTGTTTAATAATACATACGAACAACATAAAAAAGCATCGACTTACATATATATTTATGGACAAATTTAACATATTTTAACTTTAAACTATATAACATATTCTCTATGCCATGTGCTGTCAAATTCAATGGTACATAGCTATACTTCATAGACTTTGACTATTTCACATATCATATccatatttaaatatttaattgcTTTTAATTTTATAGTATTAAAGTAAGAGAGAGAACTAGAGAATACATACCTCAAACCTCACGTCTCAATCTCTCTCACAGTTTTAAGAACACAAATGCAGTGGAGAGTTTCTAGGAGGAAGAAATTGGCCTCCGGAAAAAATAAAAACGAACAAAAATTGCCACCAGATAGAAAGGAAGGCTACCACAACAGCGACTGTGGAACGACGACAACATGTTATCACAACAATGATGGCGGATTGGCGGTGGCGCCGTGGCAGAGAAAGGGTTTAGAGGATGCGCGGTTGAGGATGCACCGAGAGTCTAAACCCAGAAATACTGAAAAGTTTGTTTAGGGTTATTTCTTTATTCTATTATtcacaattttaattttttttttttacatattagatgtgattttttattatatatatgttaagTGTTAAGAAAAGATCATTTCGTAACCGTTTCATTATATGCTTTCCTTATACATCGGTGGCATTATTTATGTAAAATTAATATTGTTACAAATTTCTAATTTTGTTTCATTGGACCATAGGTGTCCATTCTATTTTATAAAGAGTGTCCATCTCAAAATACAATAtactatgtattttttttttcaaaattagggGTGTCCATGGACACCCTTGATTATAAGGTAGCTTCGCCACTGGCTGCATGGCGGGAACTTTTCTCCACTTATTGTGCTGGTTATGGAGTCAAAACTCATTTGAAATCTCCTACCAAAACACCGTCTGAGTTATCTGATGCTGAATGGAACATGATTGACAATGTTGTCAAGTCTTGGCTATATGGTACGTTATCTCAGAACCTTCTAAATACGATCCTCAAATCTTAAGGCTTCTGCTCATGTCGTTTGGATGAACCTGGAAAAACTATTCAGAGATAATAAGGATTCcaaaacttttcaaatttgatAGTGAAATCAGGAATATAACCATGGGTGACTCTATTTGAAGCTAATTCTATTTGACCTAGTTTGTAGGTGAATAAAGTGGCTTAGTTGCCGCATAGATAGGAGCACATGGTGTATCTGATTTCTAGCTTTAATTTATTATTTCTTTAGCTTTAAATAGCACTAGCTGTAGCCGTTTTTTTATACATATGAAATAAGAGTGAAACATTCTCTATCTCTCCATCTATATGACTTAACCAT is part of the Lactuca sativa cultivar Salinas chromosome 7, Lsat_Salinas_v11, whole genome shotgun sequence genome and harbors:
- the LOC111877281 gene encoding uncharacterized protein LOC111877281 is translated as MEVYHVNQRDEIRRAYLQKGPCQPRDHSFQQRDIGGLPFRGHDESEDSINRGNFLELLQFYADRNDKVGHVVLKNAPKNSQMTSSSIQKDIVHVAAKETTKVIVKDIGSEFFAILVDESRDVSCKEQMALVLQFVNSQGVVVERFIGIKHLQLTLVFVAKNHPDINDFFDLISRLLNMIGSSYKRRDKLRETQATKVVEALATGEIQSGTGLNQEVGIKRPCDTRWGSHFGSLLNIKRVYSSICEVLEDVKVNSNCQDHRAEACRLLNDERFKNLKGIGNLAKMMVETNKHTIYPMVYLLLKLALTLSVATSTVERAFSGMKLIKNNLRNKMSDQFMNDCLVSYIEKDVLDSISNDIIIDFFRKMSTRREQL
- the LOC111877329 gene encoding autophagy-related protein 8C-like isoform X2 — translated: MAKSSFKLEHPLERRQAEAARIREKYPDRIPVIVEKAERTDIPDIDKKKYLVPADLTVGQFVYVVRKRIKLSAEKAIFIFVKNVLPPTAAMMSAIYEENKDEDGFLYMTYSGENTFGLF
- the LOC111877329 gene encoding autophagy-related protein 8C-like isoform X1, whose protein sequence is MAKSSFKLEHPLERRQAEAARIREKYPDRIPVIVEKAERTDIPDIDKKKYLVPADLTVGQFVYVVRKRIKLSAEKAIFIFVKNVLPPTVKNKFQTFFNIKDLVYMMRLFATLFSCYDVCNI